Genomic DNA from Coffea arabica cultivar ET-39 chromosome 7e, Coffea Arabica ET-39 HiFi, whole genome shotgun sequence:
AGAAACCTGCAAGTCAGTGAGCTCGGACCAAATGTCTTCCAGTTTAACTTTGCAGAGGAAAAAGACAAGGAGAAAGCTCTGAATAGGAGACCATGGGTCATTGATAACCAGTTACTAGTTGTAAAGCCATGGTCACTAGGAATAGAGAAGAGTACGGAAGCATTCCATGAATCTCACCTGTGGATACAAGTGTGGAACCTCCCAATCCACTGGCTGAGCAAAGTGGTGGGCTTTAAACTCGGACAAATGTTCTCAGCAGTAAAGGAAGTAATCATCCCACCCGGAGGAGGAAAGGAGGGGAGGCATATGAAAATTTTGGCAGAAGTGGATATTTCACAGCCACTGGCGAGAGGCACTACTGTCAAGTTTAATGGGAACCCAATATGGGTTGAATTTAGTTATGAAAAATGCCTAGACTTCTGCTACAAATGCGGAATAATAGGACATGGAGATAAGAATTGCAAAACAACAGTGGAAAAAGAGTATAACCAGAGAGAAGAACAATTTGGGGCATGGATGAGAGCAGGGAACATCATGGCTTCTCCTTTAAGAGCCAGTAGAACGGTAGAAGAAAGTATCCTAGAAAAGGTTGAACCACAGAAGCAAAAGAGAGGGGGATACAAGAGGAAGTAGGGGTAAAGACTTAGGAAGTTAGGAAGAATTTAAGTGAGTACAGTGGGAGATATGAAAAAAGATGAGAAGAATAGGGAGCAAAGGGAGgtgcaaaaatcaaaagaagatgaagaaaaaacaagaaaaattgagGGAGTAGTAAGGGAGGAGGAAGTCAGGGGAGGTATGAAGGAGCGAAATGTGAAGGAGAATAAGGAGAACGCAGaaccaaaagacaaaaaaggAGATGAAAACAAAACATCACTTGCAATAGTCCAGGTAATGGATATGGATGAAGGTGAAAAGGAAAGGAATTTGAGTAACAATGAGGGACAAGGGGTTGAGGAAGACCAACTGCACACGGTGAAAGGACAAGATAGAAATGCAAGAGGAGAAGTACAGACAAGGAGAAGGCCACGCGTCACAAGGAAACCTCTGGATGATATCACAAATGAACTGGGAAAGCCCAGGATGAGAGGTAAGACGAAACTGGCAAGTGACAATCAGGTTGGCAGTATGATAGAGATTGATGAGATAGAGGAGCAGAAACCAAAAATGATGAAGCTGGGAGAGATTCTGTAAATACAACTAGGGGCAATAGAGGCAAGCCCAGGAAAGCCTCCACAGTGTAAATGAGAGTAGTGGCGTGGAACTGTCGAGGTGCTGGG
This window encodes:
- the LOC113700750 gene encoding uncharacterized protein gives rise to the protein MAENLTKAFQRFDLSNKEMEGIDLETDDVLAGIEECKLTLVGRIMGEKVANLTGVKNYTSHVWGYPRNLQVSELGPNVFQFNFAEEKDKEKALNRRPWVIDNQLLVVKPWSLGIEKSTEAFHESHLWIQVWNLPIHWLSKVVGFKLGQMFSAVKEVIIPPGGGKEGRHMKILAEVDISQPLARGTTVKFNGNPIWVEFSYEKCLDFCYKCGIIGHGDKNCKTTVEKEYNQREEQFGAWMRAGNIMASPLRASRTVEESILEKVEPQKQKRGGYKRK